A region of uncultured Anaeromusa sp. DNA encodes the following proteins:
- a CDS encoding DMT family transporter, whose amino-acid sequence MKMNCHPGVAAALFSAFLFGTGTPLAKLFLTAVNPWLLAGLLYLGSGIGLALCRLFYQTPAVRLSVKDSLWFAGAIAAGGILAPVLLMFGLTNTPASDASLLLNAEGLFTTLLAWFVFKENFGPKIFLGMLAIVGGAVLLSWPDGAGLASLWPALAILGACLAWGIDNNLTRKVSLADPVWLASCKGLAAGSVNLILACLVGAELPSLPHVAGAMVVGFFAYGVSLVLFILGLRFLGTARTGAYFSVAPFIGAAMAVVLGEPLTVPLVFAGLLMSCGIWLHLTENHTHAHRHTELGHEHEHIHDEHHQHTHDSPVASDTAHTHSHQHPSLEHTHTHFPDSHHQHKH is encoded by the coding sequence ATGAAAATGAATTGCCACCCCGGGGTTGCCGCGGCTCTATTTTCAGCCTTTTTATTTGGCACCGGGACGCCTTTGGCTAAACTATTTCTTACTGCCGTCAATCCCTGGCTTTTAGCCGGTTTATTATACCTTGGTTCCGGCATCGGCCTGGCGCTATGCCGTCTTTTCTACCAAACACCTGCCGTACGCCTATCCGTCAAGGACAGCCTCTGGTTTGCCGGGGCTATTGCTGCCGGAGGCATTCTGGCACCAGTTTTATTGATGTTTGGCCTGACCAATACGCCCGCCTCGGACGCCTCCTTGCTGTTAAACGCCGAAGGCTTGTTTACAACCTTATTAGCCTGGTTTGTTTTCAAGGAAAACTTTGGCCCGAAAATTTTCCTAGGTATGCTGGCTATTGTCGGGGGCGCCGTTCTTTTGAGCTGGCCGGACGGAGCCGGTTTAGCCTCTCTTTGGCCTGCTTTAGCAATCCTAGGAGCTTGTTTGGCCTGGGGAATTGATAATAATTTAACGCGTAAAGTTTCGCTTGCCGATCCGGTCTGGCTGGCCTCCTGCAAAGGACTTGCAGCCGGCTCCGTCAATCTGATCTTAGCTTGCCTTGTCGGCGCTGAACTGCCCTCGCTGCCTCACGTGGCGGGCGCTATGGTTGTAGGCTTTTTCGCCTATGGCGTAAGTTTGGTTTTATTCATCCTCGGTCTGCGTTTTCTTGGCACTGCGCGAACTGGCGCGTATTTTTCCGTGGCGCCTTTTATCGGCGCCGCCATGGCTGTCGTCTTAGGCGAGCCGTTGACCGTACCGCTAGTCTTCGCCGGCCTCTTGATGTCTTGCGGCATCTGGCTCCACCTAACGGAAAACCATACACATGCTCATAGGCATACAGAGTTGGGCCACGAACATGAACATATCCATGACGAACATCACCAGCACACACACGATTCCCCGGTCGCCTCCGATACAGCCCACACACATTCCCACCAGCATCCCTCATTAGAACACACACATACGCACTTTCCAGACTCCCACCATCAACATAAACATTAA
- a CDS encoding universal stress protein, with translation MPVKKILVAFDGSKHSRKALEWALNSYENGTASIEVVTVVEPIGNFSTPEAFPLEVTALRHDQHAMREEKLKELRQEWALCGKEFTPRVLEGNIVETLLDYSMEISADLLVTGTRGAGGFEGLLLGSVAHELVTHAKMPVVVVK, from the coding sequence ATGCCGGTAAAAAAAATCCTGGTTGCTTTTGACGGTTCCAAGCATAGCCGCAAAGCTCTGGAGTGGGCGCTAAACTCCTATGAGAACGGTACTGCCTCTATTGAAGTCGTCACCGTGGTAGAACCCATCGGAAACTTTTCTACTCCGGAAGCATTCCCTCTGGAAGTAACGGCCTTGCGCCACGATCAGCACGCCATGCGCGAAGAAAAGCTCAAAGAGCTGCGCCAAGAATGGGCGCTCTGCGGCAAAGAGTTTACCCCTCGTGTTCTTGAGGGGAACATCGTCGAGACCCTGCTTGATTACAGCATGGAAATCAGCGCCGATTTACTGGTAACAGGCACACGCGGCGCCGGCGGCTTTGAAGGCCTGCTTTTGGGCAGTGTAGCGCATGAGCTTGTGACTCATGCCAAAATGCCTGTAGTCGTGGTTAAATAA